One part of the Vogesella sp. LIG4 genome encodes these proteins:
- a CDS encoding VOC family protein has translation MFTYVCLGTNDLARACRFYDAAMGALGLSRCDISQEADWEGWAGWGTYEHGGQQEVALWVCKPFDGAPASPGNGSMVALRASSWRQVQQFHAAALAHGGTSEGEPGLRPQYDADFYAAYVRDPDGNKLAAVCRGFTAPQA, from the coding sequence ATGTTTACCTACGTCTGCCTGGGCACCAACGATCTTGCGCGGGCTTGCCGGTTTTACGATGCGGCAATGGGTGCGCTCGGCCTGTCGCGCTGCGATATCTCGCAGGAAGCTGACTGGGAAGGTTGGGCCGGCTGGGGCACTTATGAACATGGCGGCCAGCAGGAAGTGGCGCTGTGGGTATGCAAACCATTCGATGGCGCACCGGCCTCACCCGGCAATGGCAGCATGGTGGCTCTGCGGGCCAGCAGCTGGCGGCAGGTGCAGCAGTTCCACGCCGCGGCCCTGGCCCATGGCGGCACGTCAGAAGGCGAGCCGGGTCTGCGCCCGCAGTACGATGCCGATTTCTATGCCGCCTATGTCCGCGACCCCGATGGCAACAAGCTGGCAGCCGTTTGCCGGGGCTTCACTGCGCCGCAGGCGTAG
- the astB gene encoding N-succinylarginine dihydrolase: MSNAFEVNFDGLVGPTHNYSGLSYGNVASTGNQNAASNPKLAALQGLAKMKALHDMGFKQGVLAPHERPDVASLRRLGFGGTDAQVVERAAKEAPAILAAASSASCMWTANAATVSPSGDTADGRVHFTPANLNNKFHRSIEHPTTRRILQAMFADESRFAVHEALPAQMHFGDEGAANHTRFCHEYDGAGVEFFVFGAAAFDSRYPAPARFPARQTLEASQAIARLHGLKEEGVVYAQQDPATIDAGVFHNDVISVGNRNVLFHHEKSFLHQADVLAELERKLAAAGGKFISIEVPQAEVSVEEAVKSYLFNSQLLSRADGKMIIVVPEECRNIERVWTYLQKLVNSGGPIAEVRVFDLKQSMQNGGGPACLRLRVALSEREIAAVNPKVMMNDMLFGTLNAWVEKHYRDRIAPADLGDPQLLLECRTALDELTGILGLGSVYPFQLV; encoded by the coding sequence GTGAGCAACGCATTTGAAGTGAACTTCGACGGCCTGGTAGGCCCGACGCACAACTACAGCGGCCTGTCCTACGGCAACGTGGCTTCCACCGGCAACCAGAACGCGGCGTCCAACCCGAAACTGGCCGCCCTGCAGGGCCTGGCCAAGATGAAGGCGCTGCACGACATGGGCTTCAAGCAGGGCGTACTGGCCCCGCATGAGCGCCCGGACGTGGCCAGCCTGCGCCGCCTGGGCTTTGGTGGCACCGACGCACAGGTAGTGGAGCGCGCCGCCAAGGAAGCGCCGGCCATCCTGGCCGCCGCCAGCTCGGCTTCCTGCATGTGGACCGCCAACGCGGCTACCGTCAGCCCCTCCGGCGACACCGCCGACGGCCGCGTGCATTTCACCCCGGCCAACCTGAACAACAAGTTCCACCGCTCCATCGAGCATCCGACCACCCGTCGCATCCTGCAGGCGATGTTTGCCGACGAGTCGCGCTTCGCGGTGCATGAGGCGCTGCCGGCGCAGATGCACTTCGGTGACGAAGGTGCGGCCAACCATACCCGCTTCTGCCACGAATACGATGGCGCCGGCGTGGAGTTCTTCGTATTCGGTGCGGCGGCTTTCGACAGCCGCTACCCGGCACCGGCCCGCTTCCCGGCGCGCCAGACGCTGGAAGCCAGCCAGGCCATCGCCCGTCTGCACGGCCTGAAGGAAGAGGGCGTGGTATACGCGCAGCAGGACCCGGCCACCATCGATGCCGGCGTGTTCCACAACGACGTGATCTCGGTTGGCAACCGCAACGTGCTGTTCCACCACGAGAAGTCCTTCCTGCATCAGGCCGATGTGCTGGCCGAGCTGGAGCGCAAGCTGGCCGCCGCAGGTGGCAAGTTCATTTCCATCGAGGTGCCGCAGGCGGAAGTGAGCGTGGAAGAGGCGGTGAAGAGCTACCTGTTCAACAGCCAGCTGCTGTCGCGCGCCGATGGCAAGATGATCATCGTGGTGCCGGAAGAGTGCCGCAACATCGAGCGCGTGTGGACCTACCTGCAGAAGCTGGTGAACAGCGGTGGCCCGATTGCCGAAGTACGCGTGTTCGATCTGAAGCAGAGCATGCAGAACGGCGGCGGCCCGGCCTGCCTGCGTCTGCGTGTGGCGCTGTCCGAGCGCGAGATCGCCGCGGTGAATCCGAAGGTGATGATGAACGACATGCTGTTTGGCACGCTTAATGCTTGGGTGGAGAAGCATTATCGTGATCGCATTGCCCCGGCCGACCTGGGCGACCCGCAGCTGCTGCTGGAATGCCGCACTGCGCTGGACGAACTGACCGGCATTCTGGGCCTGGGCTCGGTGTACCCGTTCCAGCTGGTGTAA
- a CDS encoding YdcF family protein, which translates to MTSAISLTVFWHQLLGALLLPPFSYLLPLLLALACRRRWPACGRLLLAGSLLLAWLLSLPITAITLNGWLERYPPAALAQVADTQAIVVLSGGKRPAPEYAANVLSADTAGRLRYAAWLARRTGLPLLLTGGAPLGGEPEAQVMARTLREDYGLQPRWVESGSDTTLDNARLSASLLKPAGVGRITLVTQAWHMRRAVPFFTAQGLQVVAAPTGFTRYDGSGLLLWIPQGRAMQETHQALRELLGLAYYTVRSFIAR; encoded by the coding sequence ATGACCAGCGCGATCAGTCTCACCGTGTTCTGGCACCAGCTGCTGGGTGCCTTGCTGTTGCCGCCATTCAGCTACCTGTTGCCGCTGCTGCTGGCACTGGCCTGCCGCCGCCGCTGGCCGGCATGTGGCCGGCTGTTGCTTGCCGGCAGCCTGCTGCTGGCCTGGCTGCTGTCCTTGCCGATTACGGCCATCACCCTCAATGGCTGGCTGGAGCGCTACCCGCCGGCAGCGCTGGCGCAGGTGGCCGATACCCAGGCCATCGTGGTGCTGTCCGGTGGCAAGCGGCCGGCGCCGGAGTATGCGGCCAACGTGCTGAGCGCCGATACCGCCGGCCGGTTGCGCTACGCCGCGTGGCTGGCTCGGCGTACCGGGCTGCCGCTGCTGCTGACCGGCGGGGCGCCGCTGGGTGGCGAACCGGAGGCACAGGTGATGGCGCGCACGCTGCGCGAAGATTACGGCCTGCAGCCGCGCTGGGTGGAGTCGGGCTCCGATACCACGCTGGACAATGCGCGCCTCAGCGCCTCGCTGCTCAAGCCGGCAGGGGTTGGCCGCATCACGCTGGTGACGCAGGCCTGGCACATGCGGCGGGCGGTGCCGTTCTTCACCGCGCAGGGTCTGCAGGTGGTGGCGGCGCCTACCGGCTTTACCCGCTACGATGGCAGCGGTCTGCTGTTGTGGATTCCGCAGGGCAGGGCGATGCAGGAGACGCATCAGGCACTGCGCGAACTGCTGGGGCTGGCGTACTATACAGTCCGGTCATTTATCGCGAGGTAA
- a CDS encoding ABC transporter ATP-binding protein gives MAEVLLKIEGIHKRFGGLHALNNVALHINKGEIYGLIGPNGAGKTTLFNVLTGLYTPDEGTFTFAGQDLFRAPPHIVVAGGIARTFQNIRLFHEMTALENVMVGRHIRSKANALGAVLRTKSVRQEEAAIEAKAWELLRYVGIEDVAYERARNLSYGHQRRLEIARALATEPKLLALDEPAAGMNPSETEGLKALMEKIRNDGVTVLLIEHDVKLMMGLCDRIAVLDYGKKIAEGVPEAVRKDPKVIEAYLGAAHS, from the coding sequence ATGGCTGAAGTTCTGCTGAAAATCGAAGGCATCCACAAACGCTTTGGCGGTCTGCATGCCCTCAACAATGTTGCCCTGCACATCAACAAGGGCGAAATCTACGGTCTGATCGGCCCGAACGGCGCCGGCAAGACCACCCTGTTCAACGTGCTGACCGGCCTGTACACCCCGGACGAAGGTACCTTTACCTTCGCCGGCCAGGACCTGTTCCGTGCCCCTCCGCACATCGTGGTGGCCGGCGGTATCGCCCGTACCTTCCAGAACATCCGTCTGTTCCATGAAATGACGGCGCTGGAAAACGTGATGGTGGGCCGTCACATCCGCTCCAAGGCCAACGCCCTGGGCGCGGTGCTGCGCACCAAGTCCGTGCGTCAGGAAGAAGCCGCCATCGAGGCCAAGGCCTGGGAGCTGCTGCGCTACGTGGGTATCGAGGATGTGGCGTACGAGCGTGCCCGCAACCTGTCCTACGGCCACCAGCGTCGCCTGGAAATCGCCCGCGCACTGGCTACCGAGCCGAAGCTGCTGGCGCTGGACGAACCGGCCGCCGGCATGAACCCGAGCGAGACCGAAGGTCTGAAAGCACTGATGGAAAAGATCCGCAACGACGGCGTGACCGTGCTGCTGATCGAACACGACGTGAAACTCATGATGGGCCTGTGTGACCGCATCGCCGTGCTGGATTACGGCAAGAAGATCGCGGAAGGCGTGCCGGAGGCGGTGCGCAAGGATCCTAAAGTTATCGAAGCATACCTGGGAGCGGCACACTCATGA
- a CDS encoding ABC transporter ATP-binding protein has product MTSNKKLGTFLASAIVLAVLPFVVSGTLGNAWVRTIDFALLYVMLALGLNIVVGFAGLLDLGFIAFYAVGAYTFALLGSPHFGIHLPFYITIPLGAGCAAFFGILLGTPVLKLKGDYLAIVTLGFGEIVRIFMNNLNAPINITNGPQGINLVDPIQFAGFSLGKETIIGSLSLNPVHLYYYMFLALTVLVVIMVSRLQHSRIGRAWVAMREDYIAASAMGLNIRNIKLLAFALGALSGGVAGGLFAAFQGFISPESFSLLESIMILAMVVLGGMGHIPGVILGAVVLTIAPEILRDVIGPLQMHTFGKMIVDPENARMLLFGLAMVVMMLTRPEGMWPSKRRQAEFDDAKKG; this is encoded by the coding sequence ATGACAAGCAACAAGAAACTCGGCACCTTCCTGGCTTCGGCCATCGTGCTGGCGGTGCTGCCCTTCGTGGTCAGCGGCACGCTGGGCAACGCCTGGGTGCGTACCATCGACTTTGCGCTGCTGTACGTAATGCTGGCGCTGGGTCTGAACATCGTGGTGGGCTTTGCCGGCCTGCTGGACCTGGGCTTCATCGCCTTCTACGCCGTGGGTGCCTACACCTTCGCGCTGCTGGGTTCGCCGCACTTCGGCATCCACCTGCCGTTCTACATCACCATCCCGCTGGGCGCAGGTTGTGCCGCCTTCTTCGGCATCCTGCTGGGTACTCCGGTACTGAAGCTGAAGGGTGACTACCTGGCCATCGTGACCCTGGGTTTCGGTGAGATCGTGCGTATCTTCATGAACAACCTGAACGCACCGATCAACATCACCAACGGCCCGCAGGGTATCAACCTGGTAGACCCGATCCAGTTCGCCGGCTTCTCGCTGGGCAAGGAAACCATCATCGGTTCCCTCTCGCTGAACCCGGTACACCTGTACTACTACATGTTCCTGGCACTGACCGTACTGGTAGTGATCATGGTTTCCCGCCTGCAGCACTCCCGTATCGGTCGTGCCTGGGTGGCGATGCGTGAAGACTACATTGCGGCTTCCGCCATGGGCCTGAACATCCGCAACATCAAACTGCTGGCTTTCGCACTGGGCGCGCTGTCCGGTGGTGTGGCCGGTGGCCTGTTCGCGGCGTTCCAGGGCTTCATCTCGCCGGAATCCTTCAGCCTGCTGGAATCGATCATGATCCTGGCCATGGTGGTGCTGGGCGGTATGGGCCACATCCCGGGCGTGATCCTGGGTGCCGTGGTGCTGACCATTGCGCCGGAAATCCTGCGTGACGTGATCGGCCCGCTGCAGATGCACACCTTCGGCAAGATGATCGTCGATCCTGAAAATGCTCGTATGCTGCTGTTCGGTCTGGCCATGGTTGTCATGATGCTGACCCGCCCAGAAGGCATGTGGCCGTCCAAGCGACGCCAGGCCGAGTTCGACGATGCCAAGAAAGGTTAA
- a CDS encoding branched-chain amino acid ABC transporter permease: MDIFVQQILNGLVLGSIYALIALGYTMVYGIMGLINFAHGEVVMFGAMVTITVISAMTNAGVHLPGGAMVLIALMVAIPACMLLGFTIERVAYRPLRNAPKLAPLITAIGLSIVLQQAAIMIWGRNYIPFPPILNHDTIDIFGATITQLQVLIVILCLVLMAGLLLVVEKTKLGRAMRATSQNPGVAGLMGVNVNTIVSATFVMGSGLGAIAGVMVATNYDQAHYYMGFMIGLKAFTAAVLGGIGNLGGAVAGGILLGIIESLGAGYIGDLTGGFLGSNYQDIFAFAVLIVVLIFRPSGLLGEKIADRA; this comes from the coding sequence GTGGACATTTTTGTGCAACAGATCCTCAATGGCCTGGTGCTGGGCAGTATTTATGCCCTGATCGCACTCGGCTATACGATGGTGTACGGGATTATGGGCCTCATCAACTTCGCGCACGGCGAAGTGGTGATGTTTGGCGCCATGGTCACCATTACCGTCATTTCCGCCATGACCAATGCCGGCGTGCACCTTCCGGGTGGCGCAATGGTATTGATCGCCCTGATGGTGGCGATTCCGGCATGTATGCTGCTGGGCTTCACCATCGAGCGCGTGGCTTACCGCCCGCTGCGCAATGCGCCCAAGCTGGCGCCGCTGATTACCGCGATTGGCCTGTCCATCGTGCTGCAGCAGGCTGCCATCATGATCTGGGGCCGTAACTACATTCCGTTCCCGCCGATCCTCAACCACGACACCATCGATATCTTTGGCGCCACCATCACCCAGCTGCAAGTGCTGATCGTGATCCTGTGCCTGGTGCTGATGGCTGGTCTCTTGCTGGTGGTCGAGAAGACCAAACTGGGCCGCGCCATGCGCGCCACCAGCCAGAACCCGGGCGTGGCCGGTCTGATGGGCGTGAACGTCAACACCATCGTGTCCGCTACCTTCGTGATGGGCTCCGGCCTCGGCGCCATCGCCGGCGTGATGGTTGCAACCAACTATGACCAGGCCCACTACTACATGGGCTTCATGATCGGCCTGAAGGCCTTTACCGCTGCAGTACTGGGCGGCATCGGCAACCTGGGTGGCGCCGTAGCCGGCGGTATCCTGCTGGGCATCATCGAAAGCCTGGGCGCCGGCTACATCGGCGACCTGACTGGCGGTTTCCTGGGTTCCAACTACCAGGACATCTTCGCCTTTGCCGTGCTGATCGTCGTGCTGATCTTCCGTCCGTCCGGTCTGCTGGGCGAAAAGATTGCCGATCGCGCATAA
- a CDS encoding enoyl-CoA hydratase/isomerase family protein — protein MNDAVLFDEIATAGGQRIGVALLNAEKSLNALNLEMIRLLDARLSIWDRDDGIVAVLLRGSGDKAFCAGGDVRAMREAILADDSYPNPLATEFFSREYTLDHRIHTYRKPLLVWGHGIVMGGGLGLMAGASHRVATASTRIAMPEITIGLYPDVGGSWFLQRMPARCGLFLGLTGTPLNARDALLTNLADHILPQAGWPLLLDLLRQSAWQPEPAANHELLTALLGELEAGNGDAVPEGNLARNLPAIHALLNKGSLAAFDHALRHGSFNDPWLAAATDTYRAGCPASAAVCWEIFHRARHLSLADVFRMELALSVNFCAAPDFREGVRALLVDKDRQPRWSRPALADVDSSYVAQHFASPWRPQDHPLATL, from the coding sequence ATGAACGACGCGGTACTGTTTGACGAAATCGCCACCGCCGGCGGCCAGCGCATCGGCGTGGCGCTGCTCAATGCCGAGAAATCGCTGAACGCGCTCAACCTGGAGATGATCCGCCTGCTGGATGCGCGGCTGTCGATCTGGGACCGCGACGACGGCATCGTGGCGGTACTGCTGCGCGGCAGCGGCGACAAGGCGTTCTGCGCCGGCGGCGACGTGCGCGCCATGCGCGAGGCGATACTGGCCGACGACAGCTACCCCAACCCGCTGGCCACCGAATTCTTCAGCCGCGAATACACGCTGGACCACCGCATCCACACCTACCGCAAGCCGCTGCTGGTCTGGGGCCACGGCATCGTGATGGGCGGCGGCCTGGGGCTGATGGCCGGCGCCAGCCACCGCGTGGCCACCGCCAGCACCCGCATCGCCATGCCGGAAATAACCATCGGCCTGTACCCGGACGTGGGCGGCAGCTGGTTCCTGCAACGCATGCCGGCACGCTGCGGCCTGTTCCTCGGCCTGACCGGCACACCGCTGAACGCCCGCGACGCGCTGCTGACCAACCTGGCCGACCACATCCTGCCGCAAGCCGGCTGGCCGCTGCTGCTGGATCTGCTGCGGCAGAGCGCCTGGCAGCCGGAGCCTGCGGCCAACCATGAGCTGCTCACCGCGCTGCTGGGCGAGCTGGAAGCCGGCAACGGCGACGCGGTGCCGGAAGGCAATCTGGCGCGCAACCTGCCGGCCATCCATGCACTGCTGAACAAGGGCTCGCTGGCCGCCTTCGACCACGCGCTGCGCCACGGCAGCTTCAACGACCCGTGGCTGGCGGCGGCCACCGACACCTACCGCGCCGGCTGCCCGGCCAGCGCCGCGGTGTGCTGGGAGATCTTCCACCGCGCGCGCCACCTGTCGCTGGCCGATGTGTTCCGCATGGAGTTGGCGCTGTCGGTGAACTTCTGTGCCGCACCGGATTTCCGCGAAGGCGTGCGCGCGCTGCTGGTGGACAAGGACAGACAGCCACGCTGGTCGCGCCCCGCGCTGGCCGATGTGGATAGCAGCTATGTAGCGCAACATTTCGCTTCACCTTGGCGGCCACAAGACCATCCATTGGCTACCCTTTAA
- a CDS encoding ABC transporter ATP-binding protein has product MSLLEVKNLQVAYGGIQAVRGIDFHINKGELVTLIGANGAGKTTTLKTLVGMVKKSGGSINFDGKDTSAIAPHNFVRNGLVMVPEGRGIFGKLTVEENLQMGGFHRNDKAGIQSDIERGYELFPRLKERQKQLAGTLSGGEQQMVAMARAIVSQPKLLLLDEPSMGLAPLIVEKIFEIIQMVAKEGVTMLLVEQNAKLALEVSQRGYVMESGRISMSGPAHELLADERVRNAYLGE; this is encoded by the coding sequence ATGAGTCTCTTGGAAGTCAAAAACCTGCAAGTCGCCTACGGCGGCATCCAGGCCGTGCGCGGCATCGATTTTCACATCAACAAGGGCGAGCTGGTGACCCTGATCGGTGCCAACGGCGCCGGCAAGACCACCACGCTGAAAACCCTGGTGGGCATGGTGAAGAAGTCCGGCGGCAGCATCAACTTCGACGGCAAGGACACCTCCGCCATTGCGCCGCACAACTTTGTGCGCAACGGCCTGGTGATGGTGCCGGAAGGTCGCGGCATCTTCGGCAAGCTGACCGTGGAAGAAAACCTGCAAATGGGCGGCTTCCACCGCAACGACAAGGCTGGCATCCAGAGCGACATCGAGCGTGGCTACGAGCTGTTCCCGCGTCTGAAGGAGCGTCAGAAGCAGCTGGCCGGCACCCTGTCCGGCGGCGAGCAGCAGATGGTGGCGATGGCACGTGCCATCGTTTCCCAGCCCAAGCTGCTGCTGCTGGACGAGCCGTCCATGGGCCTGGCGCCGCTGATCGTGGAAAAGATCTTCGAGATCATCCAGATGGTGGCCAAGGAAGGCGTGACCATGCTGCTGGTGGAGCAGAACGCCAAGCTGGCACTGGAAGTGTCGCAGCGCGGCTACGTAATGGAGAGCGGTCGCATCTCCATGAGCGGCCCGGCGCACGAGCTGCTGGCCGACGAGCGCGTGCGTAACGCCTACCTCGGCGAATAA
- the mmsB gene encoding 3-hydroxyisobutyrate dehydrogenase produces MQHIAFIGLGNMGGPMAINLVKAGYAVRGFDLSPEALAHFATHGGNAVRSIAEAVNGADTIISMLPAGKHVAGLYLGEEGLFASLPQGTLVIDCSTIDAQTAREVGRVAEHSGLCFIDAPVSGGTAGAAAGTLTFMVGGDAANVDAAQPLLSAMGKRLFHAGDIGAGQIAKACNNMLLGILMAGTAEALAMGVKNGLDPAVLSEIMVSSSGRNWALELYNPWPGVMDNVPASHGYQGGFMSELMLKDLGLAEEMALHSHAANPLGALARSLYEQHVAAGNGKLDFSSIVQQFRR; encoded by the coding sequence ATGCAACACATCGCATTCATTGGCCTGGGCAATATGGGCGGCCCGATGGCCATCAACCTGGTGAAGGCCGGCTACGCCGTGCGCGGCTTTGACCTGTCGCCGGAGGCACTGGCGCACTTCGCCACCCACGGCGGCAACGCGGTGCGCTCGATAGCCGAAGCCGTGAACGGCGCCGATACCATCATCTCCATGCTGCCGGCCGGCAAACACGTGGCCGGCCTGTACCTGGGTGAAGAAGGCCTGTTCGCCAGCCTGCCGCAGGGCACCCTGGTGATCGACTGCAGCACCATAGACGCGCAGACCGCGCGCGAGGTTGGCCGCGTGGCCGAACACAGCGGGCTGTGCTTCATCGACGCCCCGGTATCCGGCGGCACCGCCGGCGCTGCCGCCGGCACCCTCACCTTCATGGTGGGCGGCGATGCGGCCAACGTGGATGCCGCGCAGCCGCTGCTGTCGGCCATGGGAAAACGCCTCTTCCACGCCGGCGACATCGGCGCCGGGCAGATCGCCAAGGCCTGCAACAACATGCTGCTGGGCATCCTGATGGCCGGCACCGCCGAAGCACTGGCCATGGGCGTTAAAAACGGGCTGGACCCGGCGGTACTGTCGGAGATCATGGTCAGCAGCTCCGGCCGCAACTGGGCGCTGGAGTTGTACAACCCGTGGCCGGGTGTGATGGACAACGTACCGGCCAGCCATGGCTACCAGGGCGGCTTCATGTCCGAGCTGATGCTGAAAGACCTGGGCCTGGCCGAAGAAATGGCACTGCACAGCCATGCGGCCAACCCGCTGGGCGCACTGGCACGCAGCCTGTACGAACAGCACGTGGCCGCCGGCAACGGCAAGCTGGATTTCTCCAGCATCGTGCAGCAGTTCCGCCGCTGA
- a CDS encoding DEAD/DEAH box helicase, with protein MSESNFAALGLAEPILRAVADTGYTQPTPIQAQAIPQVLQGGDLLAAAQTGTGKTAGFTLPLLHRLMDAPSKQKGRPRALVLTPTRELAAQVEESVREYGKYLSLKSMVMFGGVGINPQINALKKPVDILVATPGRLLDHAGQRTVDLSGVEILVLDEADRMLDMGFIHDIKKVLALLPAQRQNLLFSATFSDDIKKLADKLLNQPKLVEVARPNTTNEQIAQKVHLVDRDRKTDLLIEMIKSGDWHQVLVFTRTKHGANRLAEKLEKAGIASMAIHGNKSQGARTKALAGFKDGSLPVLVATDIAARGLDIEELPHVVNYELPNVPEDYVHRIGRTGRAGCTGEAISLVCVDELGFLRDIEKLTKKPVERFSLPGFEADMDAEPQAIEIGLGRYIHGALVPTTAPKGAKGDSRGRGGQRRQGQGQGQNRAKPADGGDKPRQQQAKPAAKQNDAGKPRSDKPRSDRQQPQAQQGQKRQQQQAQPQQRKPQEKRNKPLPGMNEPNGNVFYDDGPRQPSLTMHELSQGLIPGKQPRQGNGPRQQQGYSQGGSNGGNNSNRRGGSGKPRQQQSALFSPPPKRGER; from the coding sequence ATGTCAGAATCGAATTTTGCCGCACTGGGCCTTGCCGAGCCCATCCTGCGAGCCGTAGCCGATACCGGCTACACCCAGCCTACCCCTATCCAGGCGCAGGCCATTCCGCAAGTACTGCAAGGTGGCGACCTGTTGGCCGCAGCCCAGACCGGTACCGGTAAAACCGCCGGCTTTACCCTGCCGCTGCTGCACCGCCTGATGGATGCCCCCAGCAAACAGAAAGGCCGCCCGCGCGCGCTGGTGCTGACCCCTACCCGCGAACTGGCGGCCCAGGTGGAAGAATCGGTACGCGAGTACGGCAAATACCTGTCGCTCAAATCCATGGTGATGTTCGGCGGTGTCGGCATCAACCCGCAGATCAACGCGCTGAAAAAGCCGGTGGACATCCTGGTGGCCACCCCGGGCCGCCTGCTGGATCACGCCGGCCAACGCACCGTTGACCTGTCCGGCGTGGAGATCCTGGTACTGGACGAAGCCGACCGCATGCTGGACATGGGCTTCATCCACGACATCAAGAAAGTGCTGGCGCTGCTGCCGGCACAGCGCCAGAACCTGCTGTTCTCCGCCACCTTCTCCGATGACATCAAGAAGCTGGCCGACAAGCTGCTGAACCAGCCCAAGCTGGTGGAAGTGGCGCGCCCGAACACCACCAACGAGCAGATCGCGCAGAAGGTTCACCTAGTGGACCGCGACCGCAAGACCGATCTCTTGATCGAAATGATCAAGTCCGGCGACTGGCACCAGGTACTGGTATTCACCCGCACCAAGCACGGCGCCAACCGCCTGGCGGAAAAACTGGAAAAGGCCGGCATCGCCAGCATGGCGATTCACGGCAACAAGAGCCAGGGTGCGCGCACCAAGGCGCTGGCCGGCTTCAAGGACGGCAGCCTGCCGGTACTGGTTGCCACCGATATCGCCGCCCGCGGCCTGGATATCGAAGAGCTGCCGCACGTGGTGAACTACGAGCTGCCCAACGTGCCGGAAGATTACGTGCACCGCATCGGCCGTACCGGCCGTGCCGGCTGCACCGGCGAGGCGATCTCGCTGGTCTGCGTGGACGAGCTGGGCTTCCTGCGCGACATCGAGAAGCTGACCAAGAAACCGGTTGAGCGCTTCAGCCTGCCGGGCTTCGAAGCCGACATGGACGCGGAACCGCAAGCCATCGAAATCGGCCTCGGCCGCTACATCCACGGCGCACTGGTACCGACCACCGCACCGAAAGGCGCCAAGGGCGACAGCCGTGGCCGCGGCGGCCAGCGCCGCCAGGGCCAGGGTCAAGGCCAGAACCGTGCCAAACCGGCCGATGGCGGCGACAAACCGCGCCAGCAGCAGGCCAAGCCCGCAGCCAAGCAGAACGATGCCGGCAAGCCGCGCAGCGACAAGCCCCGCTCCGACCGCCAGCAGCCGCAGGCGCAGCAAGGCCAGAAGCGCCAGCAACAGCAAGCGCAGCCGCAGCAACGCAAGCCGCAGGAAAAGCGCAACAAGCCGCTGCCGGGCATGAACGAGCCGAACGGCAATGTGTTCTACGACGATGGCCCGCGCCAGCCGTCGCTGACCATGCACGAGCTGAGCCAGGGCCTGATCCCGGGCAAACAGCCGCGCCAGGGCAATGGGCCGCGCCAGCAGCAGGGCTACAGCCAGGGTGGCAGCAATGGCGGCAACAACAGCAACCGTCGCGGTGGCAGCGGCAAGCCGCGCCAGCAGCAGTCGGCGCTGTTCAGCCCGCCGCCCAAGCGTGGCGAGCGCTAA
- a CDS encoding molybdopterin-binding protein, whose amino-acid sequence MKVGVLIIGDELLSGKRQDKHLQAVIRILAARGMKLAWAEYLGDDPQRIEAALRRAFASGELVFSFGGIGATPDDHTRGCAARALGELLTVHPQARELIEGRFGAEAYPHRINMGAFPASASIIPNPVNQIPGFSCGNVHFVPGFPSMAWPMVEWVLDTHYRQLHSDSPDVEQGCIALRAKEGDLISLMQEFVDRYPALRFSCLPSFGSEAIPEMHIEFGFSGQPALVAIALAEWRQALQARGYELRERPAAA is encoded by the coding sequence ATGAAGGTGGGCGTGCTGATCATCGGGGACGAGCTGCTGTCCGGCAAACGCCAGGACAAGCACTTGCAGGCAGTGATCCGCATCCTGGCGGCGCGTGGCATGAAGCTCGCCTGGGCGGAATACCTGGGGGATGACCCGCAGCGCATCGAAGCCGCGCTGCGCCGTGCCTTTGCCAGTGGCGAATTGGTGTTCAGCTTTGGCGGCATCGGCGCCACGCCGGACGACCATACCCGTGGCTGTGCCGCACGGGCGCTGGGCGAATTGCTGACCGTGCACCCGCAGGCACGTGAACTGATCGAAGGCCGCTTCGGCGCGGAAGCCTATCCGCACCGCATCAATATGGGTGCCTTTCCGGCATCGGCCAGCATCATCCCCAACCCGGTGAACCAGATTCCCGGCTTCAGCTGCGGCAATGTGCACTTCGTGCCGGGCTTTCCCAGCATGGCCTGGCCGATGGTGGAATGGGTGCTGGACACGCACTACCGCCAGCTGCACAGCGACAGTCCGGACGTGGAGCAGGGCTGCATCGCGTTGCGGGCGAAGGAGGGCGACCTGATCAGCCTGATGCAGGAGTTTGTCGACCGCTACCCGGCGCTGCGTTTTTCCTGCCTGCCGAGCTTCGGCAGCGAGGCGATTCCGGAGATGCACATCGAATTCGGCTTCAGCGGCCAGCCGGCGCTGGTGGCGATTGCACTGGCGGAATGGCGGCAGGCATTGCAGGCGCGTGGCTACGAGCTGCGCGAACGGCCTGCTGCGGCCTGA